The DNA region GATATAGGGCTCATCCAGCCTGATCGCCTACCTCCACATCCCATAGAGGGTGTGCCCGCTGCCCAGGCAGCCGTGCAGTCACTGGAATGTCCTACTCACACCGTCCTGGCAGGTAACCACAGCTCTGCTTCTTAAGGAGATATTTGGGGGGTGCCTCAGCTCATTCATTCTTCCTTGCTCTTTTCACAGATGAGTGTGGGTCAGAGAGCCAAGCTGACTATCTCCCCAGACTATGCCTATGGCGCCACTGGGCACCCAGGCATCATCCCACCAAATGCCACTCTCGTCTTTGATGTGGAGCTTCTAAAACTGGAATGACAGGAATGGCCTCCTCCCTGATCTCCCCATTCTTGGGTAAGGATCTTAGTGCTGAAGGACCTTCCTTTAACTCCCTTTGCTCCTCCCAAGTCAGGCACAGTGTTTGATGAGCATCGGAGAGAACCAAAAATGccatgggtttttttccctttacattcTTCCTCTATTGGCTATCCTTTCAGTTTTAAGTGTACACCTTGGAAAGGAATGGCATGTGCTCTTGAAAGAACTCGTGGGGATGGGGAGCTGATGGTAGCTGtttaaattaagtatttttatatgtagCCTATAAACTAAAACTGAGTTGGGAACTGGAAATATAGGCCAAATTTTTAGTGCCAGCATTTTAGTTCTTTAGAGGTAAGATTGGGATGACTGACTTTGTTTGCCCTGCCTAGTTTCTGCAGCTCCCTCATCCATACAGTCTGTGGTTACTGCCTGTTAGAGGATATGAGAGAGGCATTACCACCTGGGCCACCTGCCTCAGGGAGCAAGCCCAGGACACACGAGGACAGACAGCAGGCCAGCTTGTTAACAGTGGGTTGAAAGGTGAGGCCTAAGGATGCTTATGAAGTGTAAAGGATGCTCTCAGTCTAGGAGAGGCTCTTAGGGACCTAAGCTTTTCTATGcaacaggtgaggagactgaggcccagagagagagaggtcttACTCAAGGTCACATCCAGACAGTGGCAAATTAGGACAGAACCCTTTTCTGCATCTCCTTCCTGgaccttttttcccttcctctacCCTCATTTCTAGGCAACCAAACTCAATATCCTAATGGCGCCTAACTTTTCATGTGGGTATTAGAATCATAAAACACATGAATGTCTGTCATCTTCTTTCCACATGGCCCCAGACCTCTGCATTTGCTCCCCTCCCGCCCCTGGAACCAGAGGGTCACAGCCAGGGGCTGGGTGAGAATGCTTTTGTTTGAAAATGGTAGCAAGTGGCAGCCAACCTGTTATGGAGTACCTTTGTCCTACtatggactttttaaaatattttaaaatattattattagctaTTTCCTCCCAGTGGTTTGATCCCTAAACACCTGGGTCATCCAGGCCTGGTCAGGTTTGAGGACGCTGGCTGCTCCACTTGTCATTCCTGCCGGGAGGGAATTCTGACACTTTATAGAGCCTCTCTCTGCCCAGAGGTCTACACCTAGTCCTCACCCTGGAAAGCTGAGTCCTTTGAACATAACGTACTTGAGGAAGCCTTGGAGTTACCCTGATTTGGGAACAGGCTTTCTGGAAATCTGGAAGgacagaggaaggggagaaagaggggagagagggctgAATGGCTATGAGTCACCCTGGCCTAAGCCTCCCC from Tursiops truncatus isolate mTurTru1 chromosome 15, mTurTru1.mat.Y, whole genome shotgun sequence includes:
- the FKBP1A gene encoding peptidyl-prolyl cis-trans isomerase FKBP1A isoform X2, which codes for MLEDGKKFDSSRDRNKPFKFVLGKQEVIRGWEEGVAQMSVGQRAKLTISPDYAYGATGHPGIIPPNATLVFDVELLKLE